One region of Sulfuriroseicoccus oceanibius genomic DNA includes:
- a CDS encoding ferredoxin — protein MITLRHKPSECIGCDLCAQTAPEYFEMDEFGMAQLISVERSSKVFNYTTAPDMDLDVLQEAEEGCPVNIIAVNPKG, from the coding sequence ATGATCACGCTCCGCCACAAACCCAGCGAATGCATCGGCTGCGACCTCTGCGCGCAGACCGCACCCGAGTATTTCGAAATGGACGAGTTCGGCATGGCCCAGCTGATCTCCGTCGAGCGCAGCTCCAAGGTCTTCAATTACACCACGGCTCCTGACATGGACCTCGATGTCCTGCAGGAAGCCGAAGAAGGCTGCCCGGTGAACATCATCGCCGTAAACCCGAAAGGGTAA
- a CDS encoding type II toxin-antitoxin system RelE/ParE family toxin — protein MFSEEARRDLIDAVDYYESKATGLGKRVRDEVAGVLKVAAQHPYLWRERALGYRRINCPVFPYYVAYVVRNERLVVIAVASSRRKPDYWRRRL, from the coding sequence GTGTTTTCCGAGGAGGCTCGTCGCGACCTCATTGATGCCGTGGATTATTATGAATCCAAGGCAACGGGGCTGGGAAAGCGTGTTCGTGATGAGGTTGCCGGGGTGCTGAAGGTCGCGGCTCAGCACCCGTATCTTTGGCGTGAGCGAGCACTGGGATATCGCCGGATCAATTGCCCGGTATTTCCTTACTACGTGGCATACGTCGTACGTAACGAGCGTCTCGTGGTGATTGCTGTGGCGTCTAGTCGAAGAAAGCCTGATTATTGGCGTCGGCGGTTGTAG
- a CDS encoding YebC/PmpR family DNA-binding transcriptional regulator, whose translation MGRAFEYRRASKEARWDKMSKIFPKLARAITMAAKEGGADPDSNAKLRTAIQNAKAQNMPKDNVDKAIARATGADGAEYTEISYEGKGPHGVMIFVECATDNTNRSVSNLKTVFNKNGGQMVQSGALEFMFSRKAVIEFEVTDAMDLEEIELGLIDAGLEEFEVNEGVAYASGDYTAFASLSKAIEELGIEPRKSSLQRVPTSPIELTEAQMEEVETLIDKLEDDDDVQAVYTNIA comes from the coding sequence ATGGGACGTGCATTTGAATACCGCCGGGCGTCGAAAGAGGCGCGCTGGGACAAGATGTCGAAGATCTTTCCAAAGCTTGCCCGCGCCATCACTATGGCCGCCAAAGAGGGCGGCGCTGATCCAGATTCCAACGCCAAGTTGCGCACCGCGATCCAGAACGCCAAGGCGCAGAATATGCCCAAGGATAACGTGGACAAGGCAATCGCCCGCGCCACTGGTGCCGATGGTGCTGAGTACACTGAAATTTCCTATGAAGGCAAGGGGCCGCACGGTGTGATGATCTTCGTCGAGTGCGCGACCGACAATACGAACCGTTCGGTGTCGAACTTGAAGACTGTGTTCAACAAGAACGGCGGTCAGATGGTGCAGAGCGGTGCGCTTGAGTTCATGTTCTCGCGCAAGGCGGTGATCGAGTTCGAAGTGACCGACGCAATGGATCTGGAAGAGATCGAGCTCGGCTTGATCGACGCTGGGTTGGAGGAATTCGAAGTGAACGAAGGCGTGGCATACGCCAGCGGTGACTACACGGCCTTCGCTTCGTTGAGCAAGGCGATTGAAGAGCTCGGCATCGAGCCTCGTAAGTCGAGCCTGCAGCGTGTGCCAACCTCGCCGATCGAGTTGACCGAGGCCCAGATGGAAGAGGTCGAAACTCTCATCGACAAGCTCGAGGACGACGACGACGTGCAGGCGGTTTACACCAACATCGCCTAA
- a CDS encoding DUF4032 domain-containing protein, with amino-acid sequence MGVIVNLRWYLIPRPKRNLVTTMTDSPSDKKGKASLYQEFLFQLDEIHRHKWIESEKRGYDVGLEFALVDWIRNHRDEWRKKWLEEQNQ; translated from the coding sequence ATGGGCGTAATCGTCAACCTCCGCTGGTACCTCATCCCGCGCCCCAAGCGTAACTTGGTAACAACGATGACCGATTCCCCATCAGACAAGAAGGGCAAAGCCTCGCTCTATCAGGAGTTCCTCTTCCAGCTCGACGAAATCCACCGCCACAAGTGGATCGAAAGCGAGAAGCGCGGCTACGACGTCGGCTTGGAGTTCGCCTTGGTCGACTGGATCCGCAACCACCGCGATGAGTGGCGCAAAAAGTGGCTGGAAGAACAGAACCAGTGA
- a CDS encoding addiction module protein, producing MPTLPQLESDILALPENQRVELLNRVFKAAEPVADPSVGAAWEDEIKRRIERVDSGESKMVPAGDVFEEIDRRIG from the coding sequence ATGCCTACGCTCCCCCAACTTGAGTCTGATATATTGGCGCTTCCTGAAAATCAGCGGGTTGAGTTGTTGAATCGTGTTTTCAAGGCAGCCGAGCCAGTTGCGGATCCTAGCGTGGGCGCGGCTTGGGAGGATGAGATCAAACGGCGAATCGAGAGAGTGGACTCCGGGGAGTCGAAGATGGTTCCTGCAGGCGATGTATTCGAAGAGATTGACCGGCGGATCGGGTAG
- a CDS encoding peptidase U32 family protein, translated as MTDDVPTELLAPAGCYASLQAAIDNGADAVYFGLAQLNMRARARRSFHLEDLPEIVRICKEANVKSCLTMNTLLYEHDLKLARSILERAKEVGCDAVIASDMAAIQIANEIDLEVHISTQLSLSNYDAVKFYAQFCDRVVLARELNLSMIRSIWEKMQADDLRGVAGRPMEIEAFAHGALCIAVSGRCGMSLYNSNASANRGACEQNCRKEYIVKDVDTGKEMLVDNNTVMSPNDILTIDFIDEMIHAGVRVFKIEGRGRAPEYVGAVIKAYRAAIDAVENGTFTKEFAKSLIPSLEKVYNRGFSSGYYLGRQQGWSGSGNSKATHRKVLVGKITNHYQKAGVIEVARAAADFSVGDDYVIIGDETGAVRGDVPSLRYEAEGGEMIDCTTVKRGSTFTMPHDGKVKRGDMIYKMAPVAPLQNKVGVPSL; from the coding sequence TGCCATCGACAACGGTGCCGATGCCGTGTACTTCGGGCTTGCCCAGCTCAACATGCGCGCACGCGCACGCCGCAGCTTCCACCTTGAAGACCTGCCGGAAATCGTCCGCATCTGCAAAGAGGCCAACGTAAAGAGCTGCCTCACCATGAACACGCTGCTCTATGAGCACGACCTCAAACTGGCCCGCAGCATCCTCGAGCGCGCCAAGGAAGTCGGCTGCGACGCCGTGATCGCCTCGGACATGGCTGCCATTCAGATCGCCAATGAGATCGACCTGGAAGTCCACATCTCGACCCAGCTTTCCCTTTCCAACTACGATGCGGTGAAATTCTACGCGCAGTTCTGCGACCGCGTGGTGCTCGCCCGCGAGCTCAACCTGAGCATGATCCGCAGCATCTGGGAAAAGATGCAGGCAGACGACCTGCGGGGCGTGGCCGGCCGTCCGATGGAGATTGAGGCATTCGCCCACGGCGCACTCTGCATCGCGGTTTCCGGCCGCTGCGGAATGTCGCTCTACAACTCCAACGCATCCGCCAACCGCGGCGCCTGCGAGCAAAACTGCCGCAAGGAGTACATCGTCAAAGACGTCGACACCGGCAAGGAAATGCTCGTCGACAACAACACCGTGATGTCGCCAAACGACATCCTCACCATCGACTTCATCGACGAAATGATCCACGCCGGGGTGCGTGTGTTCAAGATCGAGGGCCGCGGCCGCGCGCCGGAATACGTCGGCGCTGTGATCAAAGCCTACCGTGCCGCCATCGACGCGGTGGAGAATGGCACATTCACCAAGGAGTTCGCCAAGTCGCTCATTCCATCGTTGGAAAAAGTCTACAACCGCGGGTTCTCTTCCGGTTACTACCTCGGCCGCCAGCAGGGCTGGTCCGGTAGCGGCAACAGCAAAGCCACCCACCGCAAGGTGCTGGTCGGCAAGATCACCAACCACTACCAAAAGGCTGGCGTGATCGAAGTCGCCCGCGCCGCAGCCGACTTCTCAGTGGGCGACGACTACGTCATCATCGGCGACGAAACCGGTGCCGTGCGTGGAGACGTTCCATCGCTGCGCTACGAAGCCGAGGGCGGCGAAATGATCGACTGCACCACCGTCAAGCGTGGCTCTACCTTCACCATGCCGCACGACGGCAAAGTGAAGCGCGGCGACATGATCTACAAGATGGCTCCAGTGGCTCCACTGCAGAACAAGGTCGGCGTACCATCGCTGTAA
- a CDS encoding Mrp/NBP35 family ATP-binding protein, whose protein sequence is MALTEDLIRESLKSVKYPGFSRDIVSFGLVKSIEINGADVKVKIGLATKDPSVPELIYKQAHEVLTAIDGIGNPTIDLEIQDPPTGQPAGANTNQGQPEKATIPGIKRIIAVGSGKGGVGKSTVAANLAATLSQQGLKVGLCDCDLYGPSVAHMFGTDENPRANEKEEIIPIEVDGIKLMSMGFLLSDGAPVIVRGPIATRYTQQFLRNVAWGELDVLILDLPPGTGDIQLTIVQTIALDGAVIVTTPQEVALIDARKAVSMFDKVNVPILGLIENMAYFQCPSDNQQYHIFGKGGGVREAEKLNVPLLAQIPITMPTREGGDAGKPVSIAAPEDAAAQAFASVTEQLVALPLFANEA, encoded by the coding sequence ATGGCACTCACCGAAGACCTCATCCGCGAATCCCTCAAATCCGTCAAATACCCGGGCTTCAGCCGAGACATCGTCTCGTTCGGGTTGGTCAAATCCATCGAGATCAATGGAGCGGACGTAAAAGTGAAAATCGGCTTAGCCACCAAGGATCCAAGCGTTCCTGAGCTCATCTACAAACAAGCACACGAAGTGCTCACCGCGATCGACGGCATCGGTAACCCGACCATCGACCTCGAGATCCAGGACCCGCCAACCGGCCAACCGGCAGGTGCCAACACCAACCAGGGTCAGCCAGAAAAAGCCACCATTCCGGGCATCAAGCGCATCATCGCCGTCGGTTCCGGCAAAGGCGGCGTTGGCAAATCCACCGTGGCAGCCAACCTGGCAGCTACCCTTTCCCAGCAAGGCCTCAAAGTCGGCCTCTGCGACTGCGACCTCTACGGTCCATCGGTTGCCCACATGTTCGGCACCGATGAGAACCCACGCGCCAACGAAAAAGAGGAAATCATCCCGATCGAAGTCGATGGGATCAAGCTGATGTCGATGGGCTTCCTTCTCAGCGACGGCGCACCTGTGATCGTGCGTGGACCAATCGCCACCCGTTACACCCAGCAGTTCCTGCGCAACGTGGCATGGGGCGAGCTCGACGTCCTCATCCTCGACCTGCCACCAGGCACCGGCGACATCCAGCTGACCATCGTTCAGACCATCGCGTTGGACGGGGCCGTGATCGTCACCACTCCACAGGAAGTTGCGTTGATCGACGCCCGTAAAGCGGTTTCCATGTTCGACAAAGTGAACGTGCCAATCCTCGGGCTGATCGAGAACATGGCCTACTTCCAGTGCCCGTCGGACAACCAGCAGTACCACATTTTCGGAAAAGGCGGCGGCGTGCGTGAAGCAGAGAAACTCAACGTCCCTCTGCTCGCCCAGATCCCGATCACCATGCCAACCCGCGAAGGCGGAGACGCCGGCAAGCCAGTCAGCATCGCCGCTCCAGAGGATGCCGCGGCCCAGGCGTTCGCCTCGGTTACCGAGCAACTTGTGGCGCTTCCACTCTTCGCCAACGAGGCGTAG
- the clpB gene encoding ATP-dependent chaperone ClpB, translating to MNPNQMTHKMQEAFGAAQSLAHELGHQELSPAHLLVAVMRQADGVAVPLFAKLGVPAAKVEKDALAWLERQPKISGSGGDLRMSRELGQTMAAAEGEMKSLGDEFLSVEHALLAMADGTSAAGEVLKQNGATKEKMLGALSEVRGSHRVTDQDPEGKFQSLEKYGDDLTARARAGKIDPVIGRDHEIRRVMQVLSRRTKNNPVLIGEPGVGKTAIAEGLARRIVSGDVPDSLKNKRLISMDIGAMIAGAKYRGEFEDRLKAFLKEVTDAEGGIILFIDELHTIVGAGASEGAVDASNLLKPKLARGELRTIGATTLDEYRKYVEKDAALERRFQPVNVGEPTVEDTIAILRGLKERYEVHHGVRITDAAIVAAAVLSDRYISDRFLPDKAIDLMDEAGSRLKIELDSMPTEIDQMERQVMQLEMERQALAKEKDSASKERLEKVEREMADLREQSNQLKTRWQNEKSVIDESGHLQEALEQLRIDVEKAQREGDLTKASEIQYGAIPEIEAKLEQTKQKLAEMQEHGSILQEEVTDEEIAAVVSSWTGIPVSKLQEGEQQKLVHMEERIGDRVIGQKKAVVAVSNAVRRARAGLQDENRPIGSFLFLGPTGVGKTELSRALAEFLFDDEDAMTRIDMSEYMEKHSVARLIGAPPGYVGYEEGGQLTESVRRRPYSVVLFDEVEKAHPDVFNALLQVLDDGRITDGQGRTVDFRNTVLIMTSNIGSEFILDDSDKATRDQRVNDAVRGHFRPEFLNRIDDIIIFDRLTREDLHQIVEIQLRRVLRRLEGRRITLTVTDGAKDFLANEGFDPVYGARPLKRTIQDRLLNPLSLDLLEGTFRDGDSITADAGDGEIVFRKE from the coding sequence ATGAATCCGAATCAGATGACTCATAAGATGCAGGAAGCTTTTGGGGCGGCGCAGTCGCTGGCTCATGAGCTTGGTCACCAGGAGCTGTCGCCGGCGCATTTGTTGGTGGCGGTGATGCGGCAGGCCGATGGTGTGGCGGTGCCGCTGTTTGCGAAGTTGGGGGTGCCTGCGGCGAAGGTGGAAAAGGATGCGCTGGCGTGGTTGGAGCGGCAACCGAAGATCAGCGGGAGCGGCGGAGATTTGCGGATGTCGCGCGAGTTGGGGCAGACGATGGCGGCGGCGGAAGGTGAGATGAAGTCGCTGGGCGATGAGTTTTTGAGCGTCGAGCACGCGCTGCTGGCGATGGCAGATGGCACGTCTGCCGCGGGCGAGGTGCTGAAGCAGAATGGAGCGACCAAGGAAAAGATGCTCGGTGCGTTGAGCGAAGTGCGTGGGTCGCACCGCGTGACCGACCAGGACCCTGAAGGGAAGTTTCAGTCGCTTGAGAAGTACGGCGATGACCTCACGGCCAGGGCGCGGGCGGGTAAGATTGACCCGGTGATCGGGCGCGACCACGAGATTCGTCGCGTGATGCAGGTGTTGTCGCGTCGGACAAAGAACAACCCGGTGCTCATCGGTGAGCCGGGGGTGGGGAAGACGGCGATCGCCGAAGGTCTGGCGCGGCGCATCGTCAGCGGGGATGTGCCGGATTCTCTCAAGAACAAGCGGCTGATATCGATGGATATTGGCGCGATGATTGCCGGAGCAAAGTACCGCGGTGAGTTTGAGGACCGCTTGAAGGCATTCCTCAAAGAGGTGACCGACGCCGAGGGTGGCATCATTTTGTTCATCGACGAGTTGCACACGATTGTCGGAGCAGGCGCGTCCGAGGGGGCTGTGGACGCTTCGAACCTATTGAAGCCAAAGCTGGCGCGTGGTGAACTGCGGACGATTGGTGCGACGACGCTCGACGAGTACCGCAAGTACGTGGAGAAGGACGCTGCGTTGGAGCGGCGCTTCCAGCCGGTCAACGTCGGTGAGCCAACGGTTGAGGACACGATTGCGATTCTGCGTGGGTTGAAGGAACGCTACGAAGTGCACCACGGCGTGCGCATCACGGATGCGGCGATTGTGGCTGCGGCTGTGTTGTCGGACCGCTACATCAGCGACCGGTTCTTGCCGGACAAGGCGATTGATTTGATGGACGAGGCGGGCTCGCGTTTGAAGATTGAGTTGGATTCCATGCCGACGGAGATCGACCAGATGGAGCGTCAGGTGATGCAGTTGGAAATGGAGCGCCAGGCGCTGGCGAAGGAAAAGGACAGCGCGTCGAAGGAGCGACTGGAGAAGGTGGAGCGTGAGATGGCGGATTTGCGCGAGCAGAGCAACCAACTCAAGACCCGCTGGCAGAATGAGAAGAGCGTGATCGATGAGTCCGGGCACCTGCAGGAGGCGTTGGAGCAATTGCGCATCGATGTGGAGAAGGCGCAGCGTGAGGGCGATCTGACCAAGGCGAGTGAGATCCAGTATGGCGCGATCCCTGAGATTGAAGCGAAGCTTGAGCAGACCAAGCAGAAGCTCGCCGAGATGCAGGAGCATGGATCGATTTTGCAGGAAGAAGTGACGGACGAGGAGATTGCGGCGGTGGTTTCGTCTTGGACCGGGATTCCTGTGTCGAAGTTGCAGGAAGGCGAACAACAAAAGCTCGTGCACATGGAGGAGCGGATCGGCGACCGGGTGATCGGCCAGAAGAAGGCGGTGGTCGCGGTTTCCAATGCGGTGCGCCGGGCGCGTGCCGGGCTGCAGGATGAGAACCGTCCGATCGGGTCGTTCTTGTTCCTCGGGCCGACGGGTGTGGGCAAAACCGAGTTGTCACGTGCGTTGGCGGAGTTTCTTTTCGACGACGAGGACGCGATGACTCGCATCGACATGAGCGAGTACATGGAGAAGCACAGTGTTGCGCGGTTGATCGGAGCCCCTCCGGGATATGTCGGCTACGAAGAGGGCGGGCAGTTGACCGAATCGGTGCGGCGTCGGCCCTATTCCGTGGTGCTTTTCGACGAGGTGGAAAAGGCGCATCCTGATGTGTTCAATGCCTTGCTTCAGGTGCTCGACGATGGACGGATCACCGACGGTCAGGGGCGCACGGTGGACTTCCGCAACACGGTGCTGATCATGACCAGCAACATCGGAAGTGAGTTCATTCTGGATGACTCGGACAAGGCGACGCGGGACCAACGGGTGAACGATGCGGTGCGCGGGCATTTCCGCCCCGAGTTCCTCAACCGGATCGACGACATCATTATCTTCGATCGCCTGACCCGTGAGGACCTGCATCAGATCGTCGAGATTCAATTACGTCGTGTGTTGAGGCGCTTGGAAGGGCGACGGATCACATTGACGGTGACGGATGGTGCCAAGGATTTCCTGGCGAACGAGGGTTTCGATCCGGTGTACGGTGCGCGGCCGTTGAAGCGGACGATCCAGGATCGGCTGCTCAACCCATTGAGCCTGGATTTGCTTGAGGGCACGTTCCGCGATGGGGATTCGATCACGGCGGATGCCGGGGACGGCGAGATTGTGTTCCGGAAGGAGTAG